In Streptomyces longhuiensis, the following proteins share a genomic window:
- a CDS encoding class I adenylate-forming enzyme family protein: protein MTTTWPTGMPRTLDYPGGTIADLLSGSAHAYPDRAALIDGDEHLSYAELYEASLRVAQGLRDQGIAPGDAVAVHMPNSIWFTVAYYGTLFAGASVVPVNPTQPPVALRRQLDDSATVAVFTHPSVAARLAEGITGSETVRLVSVAPPTAAAPAPAGDGDPVAFPVPTVAFDDLLKAEVAPPTPVAGDAIAHLAFTGGTTGVPKAVMVLHRNLIVNVLQVACWRSASLPSADEQGRITLRHVEEARTEHHVPIGAATGISIAPLFHGMGMVSQSVFAASGVTTVVFGRFDPVRYLDTIERLGVHTVGGSPALCHALLAVPGVRERDLSCVRLVSSGSAPINPAATAELAEVFPRADISDGYGLTEATMGVSISPLDSAMPRPAGSTGLALFDTEIEIRDMDGVTPMARGEKGEVWVRGPQITAGYLGHPELTAGQYVDGWLRTGDLGTYDEQGWLSLVGRAKDMLIYKGYNVYPGPLENILREHPAVAQASVVGRPHPEHGEIPIAFVSLKSQAGGADSAATAGELMAYVAERVAPYQRIRDVVIVDELPLSATGKILKTELRRRAAGS from the coding sequence ATGACCACCACCTGGCCCACGGGGATGCCCCGTACCCTCGACTACCCCGGCGGCACGATCGCGGACCTGCTCTCCGGTTCCGCCCATGCCTACCCCGACCGCGCCGCGCTGATCGACGGCGACGAACACCTCTCGTACGCCGAGCTGTACGAGGCTTCCCTGCGCGTCGCCCAGGGGCTGCGCGACCAGGGCATCGCGCCGGGTGACGCGGTGGCCGTCCACATGCCCAACTCGATCTGGTTCACGGTCGCCTACTACGGCACCCTGTTCGCCGGGGCGTCCGTGGTACCGGTCAACCCGACCCAGCCCCCCGTCGCACTGCGCCGCCAGCTCGACGACTCGGCCACGGTCGCCGTCTTCACCCACCCGTCCGTCGCCGCCCGGTTGGCCGAGGGGATCACCGGCTCGGAAACCGTCCGCCTCGTGTCCGTCGCCCCGCCGACGGCCGCCGCCCCCGCGCCGGCCGGTGACGGGGACCCCGTCGCCTTCCCGGTCCCCACGGTCGCCTTCGACGACCTGCTGAAGGCCGAGGTGGCGCCCCCGACCCCGGTGGCGGGGGACGCGATCGCGCACCTCGCCTTCACCGGCGGGACCACGGGCGTGCCGAAGGCCGTCATGGTCCTGCACCGCAATCTCATCGTGAACGTGCTCCAGGTGGCGTGCTGGCGCAGCGCCTCCCTCCCCTCCGCCGACGAGCAGGGCCGCATCACACTGCGCCACGTGGAAGAGGCGCGGACCGAGCACCACGTCCCGATCGGCGCCGCCACCGGCATCTCCATCGCCCCGCTCTTCCACGGCATGGGCATGGTCAGCCAGAGCGTGTTCGCCGCGTCCGGGGTCACGACGGTGGTCTTCGGCCGTTTCGACCCGGTCCGCTACCTGGACACCATCGAACGCCTCGGCGTGCACACCGTCGGAGGCTCCCCGGCCCTGTGCCACGCCCTCCTCGCGGTGCCCGGTGTGCGCGAGCGCGACCTGTCGTGCGTCCGCCTGGTCAGCAGCGGCTCGGCCCCCATCAATCCGGCAGCGACCGCGGAGCTCGCGGAGGTCTTCCCGCGCGCCGACATCAGCGACGGGTACGGACTTACGGAGGCCACCATGGGTGTCTCCATCAGCCCGCTCGACAGTGCGATGCCCCGTCCCGCAGGGAGCACCGGCCTCGCCCTGTTCGACACCGAGATCGAGATCCGCGACATGGACGGCGTCACCCCCATGGCCCGGGGCGAGAAGGGAGAGGTCTGGGTCCGTGGCCCGCAGATCACGGCCGGCTACCTCGGCCACCCGGAACTCACCGCGGGCCAGTACGTCGACGGCTGGCTGCGCACCGGCGACCTCGGGACGTACGACGAGCAGGGCTGGCTGTCACTGGTGGGCCGGGCCAAGGACATGCTGATCTACAAGGGCTACAACGTGTATCCCGGCCCGCTGGAGAACATCCTGCGCGAGCATCCGGCGGTCGCCCAGGCGTCGGTCGTGGGCCGGCCGCACCCCGAGCACGGCGAGATCCCGATCGCGTTCGTCTCCCTCAAGTCCCAAGCGGGCGGCGCGGATTCGGCGGCCACCGCCGGCGAGCTGATGGCGTACGTCGCGGAGCGCGTCGCCCCGTACCAGCGGATCCGTGACGTGGTGATCGTCGACGAGCTGCCGCTCTCGGCGACGGGCAAGATCCTCAAGACGGAGCTGCGCAGGCGGGCGGCTGGTTCCTGA
- a CDS encoding crotonase/enoyl-CoA hydratase family protein: protein MSDLVLTSFADGVAVVTINRPEARNAVNRAVADAVAAAIDELDARDDLAVGVITGAGGTFCAGADLKALAAGERSGIPGRGFCGITETPPAKPLIAAVEGYALGGGTELALACDMVVAARTAKFGLPETRRGLIAAGGGLVRLPRKIPYNIAMQYSLTGAFLDAERAHGLGLVNELTAQGVALTGALALAKEIAANGPLAVRASKQIVVESADWTADETWERNTAACAPVFASADAKEGARAFAEKRAPVWGSR, encoded by the coding sequence ATGTCCGATCTGGTCCTCACCTCGTTCGCCGACGGTGTCGCCGTCGTGACGATCAACCGTCCCGAAGCCCGTAACGCCGTGAACCGGGCCGTGGCCGACGCCGTCGCCGCGGCGATCGACGAGCTCGACGCCCGCGACGACCTCGCCGTCGGTGTCATCACGGGGGCCGGCGGCACCTTCTGTGCCGGCGCCGACCTCAAGGCCCTTGCCGCGGGCGAGCGTTCCGGGATCCCCGGCCGCGGCTTCTGCGGCATCACCGAGACCCCGCCCGCCAAGCCCCTGATCGCGGCGGTCGAGGGGTACGCGCTCGGCGGCGGCACGGAACTCGCCCTGGCCTGCGACATGGTCGTCGCCGCCCGGACCGCGAAGTTCGGCCTCCCGGAGACCAGGCGCGGCCTCATCGCGGCCGGGGGCGGACTGGTGCGCCTGCCCCGCAAGATCCCGTACAACATCGCGATGCAGTACTCGCTCACCGGCGCGTTCCTCGACGCCGAGCGCGCCCACGGCCTCGGCCTGGTCAACGAACTGACCGCGCAGGGCGTGGCGTTGACGGGTGCTCTCGCGCTCGCGAAAGAGATCGCGGCGAACGGTCCGCTCGCCGTGCGGGCCAGCAAGCAGATCGTCGTCGAGTCGGCCGACTGGACGGCGGACGAGACATGGGAGCGCAACACCGCTGCCTGCGCCCCGGTCTTCGCATCGGCGGACGCCAAGGAGGGCGCGCGGGCGTTCGCCGAGAAGCGGGCTCCCGTCTGGGGAAGCCGCTGA
- a CDS encoding acyl-CoA thioesterase has product MPPTSTPLDNPTGRGRAGDFGGFLNLEQLDRDLFRGWCHAGIPLRAFGGQVAAQALTAAGRTVPDDRAVHSLHGYFLRAGDTTCPLVYTVERVRDGSSYLSRRVTAVQGGEIVFTLSASFKKREPAEDRQTTMPDTPGPGSLPDLYEIWSRNNPEDCAQAEFRRVLEMRYVPGPDAPRPGLTEQKLWMRAVEPLPDDPMLHACALAYASDLFLAPATVLSTELPRILRDEPPSMFLTSLDHAVWFHRPFRADAWMLFAQRSPTAGDGRGLAFADVWSHDGDLIAHVVQETVVRPAR; this is encoded by the coding sequence ATGCCCCCGACATCCACACCGCTGGACAACCCGACGGGACGGGGCCGGGCCGGCGACTTCGGTGGCTTCCTGAACCTGGAGCAGCTGGACCGCGACCTGTTCCGCGGCTGGTGCCACGCCGGCATCCCGCTGCGTGCCTTCGGCGGACAGGTCGCGGCCCAGGCCCTCACGGCCGCGGGCCGGACCGTGCCCGACGACCGGGCCGTGCACTCGCTCCACGGGTACTTCCTGCGCGCGGGAGACACCACATGCCCCCTCGTCTACACGGTGGAGCGGGTCCGGGACGGATCGTCCTACCTGTCGCGCCGGGTCACCGCCGTGCAGGGCGGTGAGATCGTCTTCACCCTTTCCGCCTCGTTCAAGAAGCGGGAGCCGGCCGAGGACCGCCAGACCACGATGCCGGACACCCCCGGCCCCGGGTCGCTGCCCGACCTCTACGAGATCTGGTCGCGGAACAACCCTGAGGACTGCGCACAGGCCGAGTTCCGCCGCGTCCTAGAGATGCGCTACGTCCCCGGGCCCGACGCGCCGAGGCCCGGTCTCACGGAGCAGAAGCTCTGGATGCGCGCTGTCGAACCGCTGCCCGACGACCCGATGTTGCACGCCTGCGCGCTCGCGTACGCCTCCGACCTGTTCCTGGCCCCGGCAACCGTCCTGTCGACCGAACTGCCCCGGATACTGCGCGACGAGCCGCCGTCGATGTTCCTCACCTCGCTCGACCACGCCGTCTGGTTCCACCGGCCGTTCCGCGCCGACGCGTGGATGCTGTTCGCCCAGCGCAGTCCCACCGCGGGTGACGGCCGCGGCCTCGCCTTCGCGGACGTGTGGAGCCACGACGGCGATCTCATCGCCCACGTGGTGCAGGAAACCGTGGTGCGCCCGGCGCGCTGA
- a CDS encoding thiolase family protein has translation MRDAVIVDAVRTPVGRRGGSLSRLHSASLSAHVLNALVERVGFGPALVDDVIWGCASAVGMQAGCVGRAAVLAAGWPESVPAVTVDRQCGSSQQAVHQAAAGVISGQYDVAVAGGVEIMSRLPLGTTRGDGSFGEPFGPDVFDRYDGIRFNQGMGAQMIADEYGITRTEMDQHGLDSHARAAQAVDEGRFKGQIAPITVTDEDGTTRVFDTDEGIRRGSTLDKLAGLEPAFKEDGTITAGNASQVSDGTGALLVTTGEFARAQGWTPMARIHTAVVAGTDPVTMLKGPIPATAKALKKAGLSMDDIGAFEINEAFASVSLAWLRETGADYERMNPLGGAMAIGHPIGGSGARIMTTLVHHMRDNGIRYGLQSMCEGGGMANATILELL, from the coding sequence ATGCGCGACGCAGTGATCGTCGACGCCGTCCGCACCCCCGTCGGCAGGCGCGGCGGCTCGCTCTCGCGGCTGCACTCCGCCTCGCTCTCCGCCCACGTGCTGAACGCCCTGGTCGAGCGCGTCGGATTCGGCCCGGCCCTCGTCGACGACGTGATCTGGGGCTGCGCCTCGGCGGTCGGCATGCAGGCCGGGTGCGTCGGCCGCGCCGCCGTCCTTGCCGCGGGCTGGCCCGAGTCCGTCCCCGCGGTCACCGTCGACCGCCAGTGCGGCTCCTCGCAGCAGGCCGTGCACCAGGCCGCGGCCGGAGTGATCTCCGGCCAGTACGACGTGGCCGTGGCAGGCGGTGTCGAGATCATGAGCCGGCTGCCGCTCGGCACCACGCGCGGCGACGGCTCGTTCGGCGAGCCCTTCGGCCCCGATGTCTTCGACCGCTATGACGGCATCCGCTTCAACCAGGGCATGGGCGCCCAGATGATCGCCGACGAGTACGGCATCACCCGCACCGAGATGGACCAGCACGGCCTCGACTCCCACGCGCGGGCCGCCCAGGCCGTCGACGAAGGGCGCTTCAAGGGCCAGATCGCCCCGATCACCGTCACCGACGAGGACGGCACCACCCGCGTCTTCGACACCGACGAGGGCATCCGCCGCGGCTCCACCCTCGACAAGCTCGCCGGCCTCGAGCCCGCCTTCAAGGAGGACGGCACCATCACCGCGGGCAACGCCTCGCAGGTCTCCGACGGCACCGGTGCGCTCCTCGTCACGACCGGCGAGTTCGCCAGAGCGCAGGGCTGGACCCCTATGGCGCGGATCCACACCGCCGTGGTCGCGGGCACCGACCCGGTCACCATGCTCAAGGGCCCGATCCCCGCCACCGCCAAGGCACTCAAGAAGGCCGGCCTGTCGATGGACGACATCGGCGCCTTCGAGATCAACGAGGCCTTCGCCTCTGTCTCCCTCGCCTGGCTGCGCGAGACCGGCGCCGACTACGAGCGCATGAACCCGCTCGGCGGCGCGATGGCCATCGGCCACCCCATCGGCGGCTCCGGCGCCCGCATCATGACCACCCTCGTCCACCACATGCGCGACAACGGCATCCGCTATGGCCTCCAGTCCATGTGCGAGGGCGGCGGCATGGCCAACGCCACCATCCTCGAACTCCTCTGA
- a CDS encoding acyl-CoA dehydrogenase family protein: MRRRVFTKDHEAFRATVRDFVAEQVVPHYADWERQGHVPRELYRKLGDLGVFGINVPEEYGGAGVTDFTYQTVIREECGRAGVGFGAESVHTCLVLPYLLEFGSEAQKKRWLPGFLSGETMTAIAMTEPGTGSDLAGIATRARLSDDGTHYVLNGAKTFITGGAQADLILVVCRTSAYDPADRRGGLSILCVDTTSEGFAVGRELDKIGLRAQDTAELSFTDVKVPVADLLGEEGAAFTYLTHNLAVERLAAAIGAYANAAGAIGLAQEYVSGRQVFGKPVAAFQNTKFVLAECATEVAAAQSLVDRALEEHAAGELTPADAARAKLFCTEVAGRVIDKCLQLHGGYGYMLEYPIARLYADTRVNRIYAGTSEVMKTIIAKDLGL; the protein is encoded by the coding sequence GTGCGTCGCAGGGTGTTCACCAAGGACCACGAGGCATTCCGGGCGACCGTCCGCGATTTCGTCGCCGAGCAGGTCGTCCCCCACTACGCGGACTGGGAGCGGCAGGGCCACGTGCCGCGCGAGCTGTACCGCAAGCTCGGAGACCTCGGCGTCTTCGGCATCAACGTGCCGGAGGAGTACGGCGGCGCGGGCGTCACCGACTTCACGTACCAGACCGTGATCCGCGAGGAGTGCGGGCGGGCGGGCGTCGGGTTCGGCGCGGAGTCCGTGCACACCTGCCTCGTCCTGCCCTACCTCCTGGAATTCGGCAGCGAGGCGCAGAAGAAGCGCTGGCTCCCCGGCTTCCTGTCCGGCGAGACCATGACCGCGATCGCGATGACGGAGCCCGGCACGGGCTCCGACCTCGCCGGCATCGCCACGCGCGCCCGGCTCTCCGACGACGGCACGCACTACGTCCTCAACGGCGCCAAGACGTTCATCACCGGCGGCGCGCAGGCCGACCTGATCCTGGTCGTCTGCCGGACCTCCGCCTACGACCCCGCCGACCGCCGCGGGGGACTCTCGATCCTGTGCGTGGACACCACGTCCGAGGGGTTCGCCGTCGGCCGCGAGCTCGACAAGATCGGTCTGCGCGCGCAGGACACCGCCGAACTGTCCTTCACCGACGTCAAGGTGCCGGTCGCCGACCTGCTCGGCGAGGAGGGCGCGGCCTTCACCTACCTCACCCACAACCTCGCGGTGGAGCGCCTCGCCGCCGCCATCGGCGCCTACGCCAACGCCGCCGGCGCGATCGGCCTCGCCCAGGAGTACGTGAGCGGGCGCCAGGTCTTCGGGAAGCCGGTCGCCGCCTTCCAGAACACCAAGTTCGTCCTCGCCGAGTGCGCCACCGAGGTCGCAGCCGCCCAGTCCCTCGTGGACCGCGCCCTGGAGGAGCACGCGGCGGGTGAGCTGACGCCGGCCGACGCGGCCAGGGCCAAGCTCTTCTGCACCGAGGTGGCGGGCCGCGTCATCGACAAGTGCCTCCAATTGCACGGCGGTTACGGCTACATGCTCGAATACCCGATCGCGCGCCTCTACGCGGACACCCGCGTCAACCGGATCTACGCCGGGACCAGCGAGGTCATGAAGACGATCATCGCCAAGGACCTCGGGCTCTGA
- a CDS encoding aldehyde dehydrogenase, with protein MTDSNAVVEHRTLFIGGRWVEPAGRDTIEVISPVTERVVGRVPHATPEDVDLAVAAAREAFDHGPWPRMTLAERIEVVTRIKDALAARHQELAELVTLQNGSPMLFSVRGQALSAVGTFGVTIAAAGRFQEEEARQGTGGPVLVRREPVGVIAAITPWNVPQMTIAGKLAPALLAGCTVVLKPSPETPLDALWLAQVCADAGLPEGVLSVLPADRETSSYLVAHPGIDKVAFTGSVGAGKAIAAAAARNLTRVSLELGGKSAAILLDDADLAVAVPAIVGGTCAANSGQACVALTRVLVPAARYDEVAAVLTRAFASLKVGDPSDPDTVVGPMVTRKQQERNLDYIRIGQEEGAKVLTGGGVPSGLTTGWYVEPTLFGDVTNAMRIAREEIFGPVVCLIRYETEDEAVALANDSEFGLSGAVFGADEERATQIARQVRTGTVTVNGFRLDLAAPFGGYKNSGIGREFGPEGLAAYFEYKTVNLPAPAKA; from the coding sequence ATGACCGACAGCAACGCCGTCGTGGAACACCGCACCCTCTTCATCGGCGGCCGGTGGGTCGAGCCGGCCGGCCGCGACACCATCGAGGTGATCTCGCCGGTGACCGAGCGCGTCGTCGGCCGCGTGCCCCACGCGACACCCGAGGACGTGGATCTCGCGGTCGCCGCGGCGCGCGAGGCGTTCGACCACGGCCCCTGGCCGCGCATGACGCTTGCCGAGCGCATCGAGGTCGTCACCCGCATCAAGGACGCCCTCGCGGCCCGTCACCAGGAACTGGCCGAGCTGGTCACCCTGCAGAACGGCTCGCCCATGCTGTTCTCGGTGCGCGGCCAGGCCTTGTCCGCCGTCGGCACCTTCGGTGTCACCATCGCGGCCGCCGGGCGCTTCCAGGAGGAGGAGGCGCGTCAGGGCACCGGCGGACCCGTCCTCGTACGCCGGGAACCCGTCGGCGTCATCGCCGCGATCACCCCGTGGAACGTGCCCCAGATGACCATCGCGGGCAAGCTCGCCCCGGCCCTGCTCGCGGGCTGCACGGTCGTCCTCAAGCCGTCGCCGGAGACCCCGCTGGACGCCCTGTGGCTGGCGCAGGTGTGCGCCGACGCGGGTCTTCCCGAGGGCGTGCTGAGCGTGCTGCCAGCCGATCGTGAGACCAGCTCCTACCTGGTGGCCCACCCGGGCATCGACAAGGTCGCCTTCACCGGCTCGGTCGGCGCCGGCAAGGCGATCGCGGCCGCCGCCGCCCGCAACCTCACCCGGGTCTCCCTCGAACTGGGCGGCAAGTCCGCCGCGATCCTGCTCGACGACGCGGACCTCGCCGTCGCCGTGCCCGCGATCGTGGGCGGCACCTGCGCCGCGAACAGCGGCCAGGCGTGCGTCGCCCTGACCCGCGTCCTCGTACCGGCCGCCCGCTACGACGAGGTCGCCGCCGTCCTCACCCGCGCCTTCGCCTCGCTCAAGGTCGGCGACCCGTCCGACCCGGACACCGTGGTCGGCCCGATGGTGACCAGGAAGCAGCAGGAGCGGAACCTCGACTACATCCGCATCGGCCAGGAGGAGGGCGCCAAGGTCCTCACCGGCGGTGGAGTTCCCTCGGGCCTGACCACCGGCTGGTACGTCGAGCCGACCCTGTTCGGCGACGTCACCAACGCGATGCGGATCGCCCGCGAGGAGATCTTCGGCCCGGTCGTGTGCCTGATCCGCTACGAGACCGAGGACGAGGCGGTCGCCCTCGCCAACGACTCCGAATTCGGCCTGTCCGGCGCCGTGTTCGGCGCCGACGAGGAGCGCGCCACGCAGATCGCCCGCCAGGTGCGCACGGGCACCGTCACCGTCAACGGCTTCCGCCTCGACCTGGCCGCCCCGTTCGGCGGCTACAAGAACTCCGGCATCGGCCGCGAGTTCGGCCCCGAGGGCCTCGCGGCCTACTTCGAGTACAAGACCGTCAACCTGCCGGCTCCGGCCAAGGCCTGA
- a CDS encoding zinc-binding dehydrogenase gives MHAAILHRTGDDSLDVRDVETVSFGPGRVRVKMHKAGLCHSDLSAMSGVLQHPAPFIPGHEGAGEVAEVGEGVTHVKPGDRVIVCWMPPCDRCPSCKAGEGHMCRSGYRNLGNPNFKDGETVVPGMLGAGTFAEETVIAAYAAIPIPDDVPYEIAALIGCGVTTGVGAALNTAKVKPGSSVVVIGVGGVGISILQGAKVAGAARIIAVDPTAGRRETAMKFGATDAVTPEDLAETVKSLTGGFGVDYAFEAVGKAATLRAAYDATRLGGTVCLVGAGSRTEATDISMGELVMNEKAILPSFYGGDDIRRTYATIIDLWRAGRIDLDSMITHHVPLTDINEAIRQMHTGEALRTIIDIA, from the coding sequence GTGCACGCAGCGATCCTGCACAGGACCGGCGACGACAGCCTGGACGTGAGGGACGTCGAGACCGTGTCCTTCGGCCCCGGCCGCGTCCGCGTCAAGATGCACAAGGCCGGCCTGTGTCACTCCGACCTGTCGGCCATGAGCGGCGTGCTTCAGCACCCCGCGCCGTTCATCCCCGGCCACGAGGGCGCGGGCGAGGTGGCCGAGGTCGGCGAGGGCGTCACGCACGTCAAGCCCGGCGACCGCGTCATCGTCTGCTGGATGCCCCCGTGCGACAGGTGCCCCTCCTGCAAGGCGGGCGAGGGCCACATGTGCCGCAGCGGCTACCGCAACCTCGGCAACCCCAACTTCAAGGACGGCGAGACGGTCGTCCCCGGCATGCTCGGCGCCGGCACGTTCGCCGAGGAGACGGTCATCGCGGCGTACGCGGCGATCCCGATCCCCGACGACGTGCCCTACGAGATCGCCGCTCTGATCGGCTGCGGCGTCACCACCGGCGTGGGCGCCGCCCTCAACACGGCCAAGGTGAAGCCGGGTTCGTCGGTCGTCGTGATCGGTGTCGGCGGCGTCGGCATCAGCATCCTCCAGGGCGCCAAAGTCGCGGGCGCCGCGCGGATCATCGCCGTCGACCCCACCGCCGGCCGCCGCGAGACGGCCATGAAATTCGGCGCCACCGACGCCGTCACCCCCGAGGACCTGGCAGAGACCGTCAAGAGCCTCACCGGCGGCTTCGGCGTCGACTACGCCTTCGAGGCCGTCGGCAAGGCAGCCACGCTGCGCGCCGCGTACGACGCGACCCGCCTCGGCGGCACGGTCTGCCTGGTCGGCGCCGGCTCCCGCACGGAGGCCACCGACATCAGCATGGGCGAACTCGTCATGAACGAGAAGGCGATCCTCCCTTCCTTCTACGGAGGCGACGACATCCGCCGCACCTACGCCACGATCATCGACCTGTGGCGCGCGGGCCGGATCGACCTCGACTCGATGATCACGCACCACGTCCCGCTCACCGACATCAACGAGGCGATCCGCCAGATGCACACAGGCGAGGCGCTGCGCACGATCATCGACATCGCGTGA
- a CDS encoding serine hydrolase domain-containing protein: protein MEQYHGGADERFGAVADVFARNFAEFPELGAAVTVFVEGRKVVDLWGGVADERTGRAWEQDTIVPVFSVAKALVGVSAHLLAQEGRLDLDAPVSRYWPEFAQHGKETITTRMVLGHRAGVPALDPVLSFEEIAGWSPVIRAIEEQKPLWEPGTAYEYHGHVLGFLVGEVIRRITGLTPGAYFRRAVGDPLGLRAWIGLPADESGRVARLAEAEGRPGMPGPEHLLTRIVTMNGALAFPGLDEPHGWNDPELHAMELPGAGAVASASGLAGLYAAAVTGIGGRERMLTADTVTDALRELSSGEGWLGFDAGARWGSGFLLDSPSFRPMLGARSFGNDGAGGQFAFGDDAFGVGFAYVANRMIGHGDARADRLIAAVRECLGA from the coding sequence ATGGAGCAGTACCACGGTGGGGCCGACGAACGGTTCGGGGCCGTCGCCGACGTGTTCGCGCGGAACTTCGCGGAGTTCCCCGAACTCGGCGCCGCCGTCACGGTGTTCGTCGAGGGACGCAAGGTCGTCGACCTGTGGGGAGGTGTCGCGGACGAGCGGACCGGGCGTGCCTGGGAGCAGGACACCATCGTCCCCGTCTTCTCCGTGGCCAAGGCTCTGGTGGGCGTCAGCGCGCATCTCCTCGCCCAGGAGGGGCGGCTCGACCTCGACGCGCCGGTCAGCCGGTACTGGCCCGAGTTCGCACAGCACGGCAAGGAGACCATCACCACGCGCATGGTGCTCGGGCACCGGGCGGGAGTCCCCGCCCTCGACCCGGTGCTGTCCTTCGAGGAGATCGCCGGATGGTCGCCGGTGATCCGCGCGATCGAGGAGCAGAAACCGCTGTGGGAGCCCGGCACCGCGTACGAGTACCACGGCCATGTCCTCGGCTTCCTCGTCGGCGAGGTGATCCGGCGGATCACGGGCCTCACCCCGGGCGCGTACTTCCGCCGTGCGGTCGGTGACCCGCTCGGGCTGCGGGCCTGGATCGGCCTGCCCGCCGACGAGTCGGGACGCGTGGCCCGGCTCGCCGAGGCCGAGGGGCGCCCCGGTATGCCCGGGCCCGAGCATCTGCTCACGCGCATCGTGACGATGAACGGCGCGCTGGCCTTCCCGGGCCTCGACGAGCCGCACGGCTGGAACGACCCCGAGCTGCACGCCATGGAGCTCCCCGGGGCCGGCGCCGTCGCCTCCGCGAGCGGCCTCGCCGGGCTCTACGCGGCCGCCGTCACCGGGATCGGGGGCCGCGAACGGATGCTCACGGCGGACACCGTGACCGACGCGCTGCGCGAGCTGTCCTCCGGCGAGGGCTGGCTCGGCTTCGACGCCGGGGCGCGCTGGGGCTCGGGCTTCCTGCTCGACTCGCCGTCCTTCCGCCCGATGCTCGGAGCCCGCAGCTTCGGGAACGACGGCGCCGGAGGCCAGTTCGCCTTCGGCGACGACGCGTTCGGGGTCGGCTTCGCCTATGTGGCCAACCGCATGATCGGCCACGGCGACGCCCGCGCCGACCGCCTGATCGCGGCTGTGCGCGAGTGCCTCGGCGCGTGA
- a CDS encoding MFS transporter, producing MKAVTRRLMPFLVLLYLVAYIDRSNVGFAKLTLQDQLGLSNAAFTFGQVAFFIAYAIFEVPSNVYLDRFGARRWFTRIMLSWGVVTVLTALVTDDWQFYAARFLLGVAEAGFYPGVLYYLTKWYPYRYRARMTGWFMMSAPLAFIIGNPVMGALDDLDGTFGLEGWQWIFIATGVPAIVLGFVTLRLLPDGPAGVRWLAAEERAWIAGELAAEADALGEGGHGSPLRALRDKRVVLLSLFYLCFPLGAYGLSFWLPTIVDGFGGLSSTATGFITAVPYVFVAIGLYVVPKLADRSGTRYPWIAGTAALGALGLAASALTGNHVLQMAFISLAAMCIFAGQPVLWSLPSRFLTGIQAASGIAVINAVGNLGGGFGPMGIGVVVDRTGSAVGGLWFLVAAMVVAAVATPGIRRLVEGGPVVAHAPDTSATAQGRTKV from the coding sequence ATGAAAGCGGTGACCCGGCGGCTGATGCCGTTCCTGGTCCTGCTGTATCTGGTGGCGTACATAGACCGGTCGAACGTCGGCTTCGCCAAGCTGACGCTCCAGGATCAACTCGGCCTGTCGAACGCCGCGTTCACCTTCGGCCAGGTCGCGTTCTTCATCGCGTACGCGATCTTCGAGGTGCCCAGCAACGTCTACCTCGACCGCTTCGGCGCGCGCCGCTGGTTCACCCGCATCATGCTCAGCTGGGGCGTGGTGACCGTACTGACGGCGCTGGTCACCGACGACTGGCAGTTCTACGCCGCGCGCTTCCTGCTCGGCGTCGCCGAGGCCGGCTTCTACCCGGGAGTCCTCTACTACCTCACCAAGTGGTACCCGTACCGCTACCGGGCGCGCATGACCGGCTGGTTCATGATGTCCGCGCCGCTCGCCTTCATCATCGGCAACCCGGTGATGGGCGCGCTCGACGACCTCGACGGCACGTTCGGGCTCGAAGGCTGGCAGTGGATCTTCATCGCGACGGGGGTGCCGGCCATCGTGCTCGGCTTCGTCACCCTGCGGCTCCTGCCCGACGGTCCCGCCGGTGTGCGCTGGCTCGCGGCCGAGGAGCGGGCCTGGATCGCCGGTGAACTCGCTGCCGAGGCAGACGCGTTGGGCGAGGGCGGACACGGCAGTCCACTGCGCGCGCTGCGCGACAAGCGCGTGGTCCTGCTGTCGCTCTTCTATCTGTGCTTCCCGCTGGGCGCCTACGGCCTGAGCTTCTGGCTGCCGACGATCGTCGACGGCTTCGGCGGCCTCTCCTCGACGGCCACCGGCTTCATCACCGCCGTCCCGTACGTCTTCGTGGCCATCGGCCTGTACGTCGTGCCGAAGCTCGCGGACCGCAGCGGTACCCGCTACCCGTGGATCGCGGGCACCGCCGCCCTCGGCGCGCTCGGCCTCGCGGCCAGCGCGCTGACCGGCAACCATGTGCTGCAGATGGCCTTCATCAGCCTGGCCGCGATGTGCATCTTCGCGGGGCAGCCGGTGCTGTGGTCGCTTCCCTCACGCTTCCTGACGGGAATTCAGGCGGCTTCCGGCATCGCGGTGATCAACGCCGTGGGCAATCTGGGCGGCGGATTCGGGCCCATGGGAATCGGCGTGGTCGTCGACCGCACGGGGTCGGCTGTGGGCGGCCTGTGGTTCCTGGTCGCCGCCATGGTCGTCGCGGCGGTCGCCACGCCGGGGATCCGGCGGCTCGTCGAGGGCGGGCCCGTGGTCGCCCACGCGCCCGACACGTCGGCCACGGCTCAGGGCCGTACGAAGGTCTGA